taaaatagcAAAGAAAATGGAAGCACTTTCTTAGAAAAAAAGTTAATACAGCGTTTTTATGGAAAACAACTTAGTTTCGGATGATGGTTATCATATGGGAATAATGAATGGTATATGTTTTTTTTTGAAATGCAAGCCTATGATATTACTCACAAATAGAGTTACACAATTTCACAAATAGAGTTGCACAATTTGGAGATGGCAGGCCATTCCTCCAGAATTACAAACAGAAAACAACAGTGAGACATAGGTTCGCGAGTATGCAAACCGAATTTTAAAACGATTTACATGGATTACAAGGAATGAAGGTAAACATTGGGGTCCCTCAACCACGTTAGCCAATCTAATTTCCTTCCTTTCGATCTTTGAGAGATCCACTCGAAGGATTTTATTTGGATTTCATTCAACGAAATTGGAGTTGTCCAAGTTTTATCACGGAATACTTTGTTGTTTCGGTTTTTCCATATATAATACCCACAAATCCACTCGATCGCTTGCCAAATCTTTTTCCCAACGACCGACATTGAGACCGGAGCATTACCACGAAGTATTTCACCAACACTATAATTTGAGAAGCTTCCTAATTTCCACCAACCAAATACTCGATTCCATAGTTCCAATGAGTGTTTGCAAAAAATTAAAGAATGGTCTACCGACTCTAAATCATCATCACAGAGAGGACATCTTACAGAGTGCAAATCAATACCTCTTTTGTCGAGTTCAATTTTCACCGGAAGACGTTTCTTCAACGCACGCCACACAAAAATTTCGACTTTCTTTGGCACGAAGTTGTTTCGCATCGTTTCTTGAGGGATACCACTGATCGAGATCACATATTCATCAATTGCTTTCGTGAGATCTTTTACATTGAACCTGCTGTTAGAGCTGAGAGCCCATCTCCACGCGTCTGGTTCATCGTTTTTCAGCCTGAACCCTGCTAGAAGTTCCATTAGTTCAGTTAGCTCGCTGTTAGTTCGACCCGACGGAGAACGTAACCAATCCCAATTTGTAGACAACCCGTCATCCTGCATAATAAGCCTTTCACTGACCGCAGCGTCTTTGTCTCGAGCCAATCTAAACAGCCTCTGAAATTTGTCCCGGAGTTTGAAGTCGCCAAGCCACCGATCGTCCCAAAAAGAAGTGGAAGACCCGTTGCCTATGTGTTTGATGAAGGATCCCCGGAAGGGAACATTTAAACTATCGATCTCAGCACCTTTTTTGTCGGTTGCCTATAATGAATGGTAtatgttaacttttttttttttttttttgaactattTATTATCTTTACatatttaaattaaattatatatgtatatgtataatgtatGTATGATTTGAATATTGGTAACTAGTAAAGATAAACCTAAATATTATGCTCCCTTTTTCTTATTGGCCAATACAgatttttattagatttttgtgggGTAGACTAAATGTTGACCATATCAACAACGACTCACAAACTCATACAAAGCATGATGGTTGGTTCTTGACAACGACTTTCATTATAACAGCCCCATTTCATCTATCTAACTACTGTAATCTCTACTCTCTCTATATTACCCAATTAACAATGGCTGACGCTTTGGTTTCTGAGCCACTCAAATTTGTTCTTGAAAAGTTAACCTCTGAAGCTGTGAAGAAAATTGGTCGCTCTCGGGGAATTCAATCCGAGCTCAAGAAATTTGAGACAAAATTCTCCGAGATCAAAGATTTACTTAATGATGCTTCAGAGAAGGAAATAAATGATAATGAAGTTAAACGATGGTTGAACAGGCTCCAACATGTGGCTTATGATATGGAGGATGTACTCGATGGTTTAGCAACTGAGGCTATGCACCGTGAGTTCAACGACAAATCTGTTGGCAGCACCAGCAAGGTAAAATTCCCATCTTGGTTAACAAATTTCTCACTAAGTACTCGTATGGGTAACAAGTTAGATCAGATTTACAAAGAATTGAAAGATCTAGAAACCGAAAAAACTAGTCTTGGTTTGATTCCGAAAGTTGCTAGTCCAAAAAATAGAAATACAAGAATAGAAACCACCTCAATAATAGATGTGTCTACTATCGTTGGACGTGATGTGAAAAAGGGAGAATTACTCCAACAATTACTGACGGTTGAACCTGGCAATAAAAGCTTTAGCGTTATTCCGATAGTTGGTATGGGTGGGGTTGGTAAAACTACTCTGGCCAAACTTTTGTATAATGACAAACAAGTGAAGGAGAACTTTGAACTCAAGGCGTGGGTTTGTGTTTCGGATGAGTTTGATATCACTCGTATAAACGCTATTATCTATCAAAATATGGGCGGAGAAAACAAGGATTTTCGAGATCTTAATCTACTTCAAGTAGCTCTTGAAAATCAAGTTACGGGAAAACGTTTTCTGATAGTGTTGGATGATGTATGGAGTGAAAGTTATAAGCATTGGGAAACCTTAGTTGCTCCATTTCGTAAATGTGCTCCCAGAAGTAAAATCATCATGACAACGCGGAAGACCCTATTGATCAACAAGCTAGGCTATAGTGATAATGCAGGTCAACTAGAAAGCCTGTCACATGATGATGCTATAACTTTATTTGCTCAAAATGCTTTGGGTTTACCTAATTTTGAATCACATCCCACTCTGAAACTGCATGGTGAAGGTATCGTGGAAAAATGTGGCCGATTACCTTTGGCTTTGATAGCACTTGGGAGGTTATTGAGGACCTCCTCTGAAAATGAAGAAGAATACTGGAAGAAAGTGTTGAATAGTGATATATGGACACTAGAAAATGATGTTGTTGCTGCCCTTAGACTAAGTTACTATGATCTTTCTGCGTGTTTGAAGCGGTTGTTCGCATATTGCTCCTTCTATCCCAAGGACTATGTGTTCAATAAGAGGGAGGGAGTTCTATTGTGGATGGCAGAAGGGTTTTTACACCATTCAACTGTTGAAACAGAAGAACACTTTGGTCATCAATGTTTTGATGAGATGTTGTCAAGGTCGTTTTTTCAGCATGCACCAAACGAAAAATCGTTGTTTGTGATGCATGACTTGATGAATGACTTGGCGACATCAATTGCTGGTGACTTTTTTGTTAGGTTAGATAATGGGACGGAGAAGGATAGAGGGAGTGCAGCGTTGGAAAAGTGTCGACACATGTCATTTGTTCGTGAGGAATATGAAGTCTATGATAAGTTCAAGGCATTCAAAAGTGCCAGAAGTCTAAGAACAATCTTGGCAATGTCTGTTGGGGTGATACATTGTTGGAAACCTTTCTACTTATCTAACAAGATTCTGGTTGACATTTTCCTAATGCTGCCATTGTTAAGGGTTCTCAATTTAAGTAACTTCAAGATAAGTGAGATACCAAATACTATTGGTAGCTTGAGGCACTTGAGGTATCTTAATTTATCATATACTATAATCACACAACTACCAGAAAGTGTCTGCAACCTCTATAATTTACAAACATTGATCCTGTTTGGCTGTTGGAAATTAGTTAAGTTGCCCAACGACTTCTCAATGCTTAAAAATCTGCGGCATTTTGACATCAGAAAAACTAGCTCTTTGAAATTGAATAAGATGCCCTTAGGGATCGGTGAGTTAAAAAACCTCCAAACATTGTCCAAAATAATTATTGGAGGTGAAAACAGATTTGGAATTAGGGAGCAAAATGAATTGAAGAACCTGTGCGGGGATGTCTGTATTGAAGGGTTGGAGAAAGTGACAAATGCTACTGATGCACGAGAGGCAAACTTTTCGCAGAAGAGGCTTAGCGAGTTAGAGTTGATATGGAGTGAT
This genomic window from Rutidosis leptorrhynchoides isolate AG116_Rl617_1_P2 chromosome 2, CSIRO_AGI_Rlap_v1, whole genome shotgun sequence contains:
- the LOC139889790 gene encoding uncharacterized protein codes for the protein MKVVVKNQPSCFATDKKGAEIDSLNVPFRGSFIKHIGNGSSTSFWDDRWLGDFKLRDKFQRLFRLARDKDAAVSERLIMQDDGLSTNWDWLRSPSGRTNSELTELMELLAGFRLKNDEPDAWRWALSSNSRFNVKDLTKAIDEYVISISGIPQETMRNNFVPKKVEIFVWRALKKRLPVKIELDKRGIDLHSVRCPLCDDDLESVDHSLIFCKHSLELWNRVFGWWKLGSFSNYSVGEILRGNAPVSMSVVGKKIWQAIEWICGYYIWKNRNNKVFRDKTWTTPISLNEIQIKSFEWISQRSKGRKLDWLTWLRDPNVYLHSL